A genomic window from Carassius auratus strain Wakin chromosome 45, ASM336829v1, whole genome shotgun sequence includes:
- the LOC113063184 gene encoding putative SCAN domain-containing protein SCAND2P gives MQSPSGTPFADIIQSLAGLHQEQHQHMLAIKEEQDKRFEALLRAQHEDRELFRSWVDREARATPSFKDQTSPLPLNKMGPQDDPEAFLDLFEKSAEARGWPPADWPLRLIPLLSGEAQVAAHQLPVQNLLAYQDLKRAILQRVGRTPEQHRQRFRTLTLEESGRPFVMAQQLRDSCRKWLMADSSDVEDVIDRVVLEQFVAKLPRKTAQWVQCHRPTSLNQAIQLAEDQMVACPGVGDPLPSASLSSSLSSPPLSLPKSVPLPRSRGGLPSKLAPRWRTNYGAESPAGPRAPPRGGTSPMGSVPQAPASPLSPRQSLDLLPAARVAVKSGPACWRCGDPGHFIDRCPVIEVGTLIRVPDAPKAALDQAGLYQIP, from the exons atgcaatctccgtcaggtacgccatttgcggacatcatCCAGTCGCTCGCCGGTCTTCATCAGGAACAACATCAACACATGCTGGCGATCAAGGAGGAGCAGGACAAACGCTTCGAGGCGCTCCTCCGGGCCCAGCATGAAGACCGCGAGCTATTCCGGAGCTGGGTAGACCGGGAGGCCCGGGCCACCCCTTCGTTTAAAGACCAGACATCTCCTCTGCCGCTCAACAAGATGGGGCCTCAGGATGacccggaggccttcctggacctGTTTGAAAAATCGGCAGAGGCTCGAGGGTGGCCCCCTGCGGACTGGCCCCTGCGGCTCATTCCCCTGCTGTCCGGGGAAGCGCAGGTGGCCGCTCACCAACTGCCAGTCCAAAACCTCCTGGCCTACCAGGACCTCAAGCGTGCCATCCTCCAGCGGGTCGGTCGGACTCCGGAGCAACATCGCCAGAGGTTCAGGACTCTAACCCTGGAAGAGTCTGGCCGGCCCTTCGTGAtggcacagcagctccgggattccTGCCGCAAGTGGTTGATGGCCGACAGTAGCGACGTCGAGGACGTGATCGATCgtgtggtactggagcagttcgtgGCCAAGCTGCCAAGGAAGACAgcgcagtgggtccagtgccaccgcccgacgtcgctgaaccaggccatccagctggcggaagaccaaatggtggcgtgtccaggggtcggcgaccccttaccatctgcttctctctcttcttctctctcctcccctcccctctctctccctaaaTCTGTCCCTCTCCCCAGGTCCCGTGGGGGGCTTCCGTCGAAGCTAGCCCCGAGGTGGAGGACGAATTACGGGGCTGAGTCACCAGCAGGTCCCAGGGCTCCTCCCAGGGGTGGGACCTCGCCCATGGGATCCGTTCCCCAGGCCCCGGCCTCTCCGCTCTCTCCTCGCCAATCGCTTGACCTACTTCCTGCCGCCAGGGTGGCGGTAAAGTCTGGGccggcctgttggcgttgcggggacccagGGCATTTTATCGATAGGTGTCCGGTGATTGAAGTGGGGACGTTGATCCGGGTCCCCGACGCGCCAAAGGCTGCCCTCGATCAGGCTGGCTTATACCAAATACCA taa